A single region of the Desulfovibrio desulfuricans DSM 642 genome encodes:
- a CDS encoding PTS sugar transporter subunit IIB produces MWFRVDNRLVHGQVIEAWLPYTGARHLVVANDELANDIMRQQIIELAVPQRVMTHFISVKELAATLNSCGDDCFVLFANCQDARRACDAGILMLVLNMGNLHYAPDKLQVLPHVALSAQDREDLHVIQDHLVQLDFRCVPTETVRGPNDQLF; encoded by the coding sequence ATGTGGTTTCGCGTGGACAATCGCCTGGTTCACGGCCAGGTCATCGAAGCCTGGTTACCCTACACAGGGGCGCGACACCTGGTGGTAGCCAACGACGAACTTGCGAACGACATAATGCGGCAGCAGATAATTGAACTGGCAGTGCCGCAGCGCGTGATGACTCACTTCATCAGCGTAAAGGAACTGGCGGCCACGCTCAATTCATGCGGCGATGACTGTTTTGTGCTGTTTGCCAATTGTCAGGATGCGCGGCGCGCCTGTGATGCGGGCATCCTCATGCTGGTGCTGAACATGGGCAACCTGCACTACGCGCCGGACAAGCTACAGGTGCTGCCCCATGTGGCCCTTTCCGCACAGGACAGGGAAGACCTGCACGTTATACAGGATCATCTTGTGCAGCTTGATTTTCGCTGCGTTCCCACAGAGACAGTTCGAGGCCCCAATGATCAACTTTTCTGA
- a CDS encoding zinc ribbon domain-containing protein: MSNAVYFDQIKQLVELQKVDDAIHAVKQDLSNAPSELDSLEQRFAAIETQRNYILDKLSHLQDQQKRLSLEIDDDSARIKKSKNKLMAVGNQREYHAMMREMDSMEKVNRSREEEKMTLLEELQYQNDALAEIDLTYTAIKAELEVKRDGLEEKLQKGNAALEGLNGKRASASKNIPQPVFMRYEFIRRRLEHPVIVAVKEGICSGCHIAVPPQSFIELQRGQQILSCPNCQRLIFWCEHFSVEDAPQCAQKPVTITD, translated from the coding sequence ATGAGCAATGCCGTATATTTTGACCAGATCAAGCAGCTTGTTGAGTTGCAGAAGGTCGATGACGCCATCCACGCCGTCAAGCAGGACCTGAGCAACGCCCCGAGCGAGCTTGATTCCCTTGAGCAGCGCTTTGCCGCCATCGAAACCCAGCGCAACTACATTCTGGACAAGCTTTCACACCTTCAGGATCAGCAAAAGCGCCTCTCGCTCGAAATTGATGACGACTCCGCGCGCATCAAAAAGAGCAAGAACAAGCTCATGGCAGTTGGCAATCAGCGTGAATACCACGCCATGATGCGCGAAATGGACAGCATGGAAAAGGTCAACCGTTCCCGTGAAGAAGAAAAAATGACCCTTCTTGAGGAACTGCAATACCAGAATGATGCGCTGGCCGAAATCGACCTGACCTACACCGCCATCAAGGCCGAACTTGAAGTCAAGCGCGATGGCCTTGAAGAAAAGCTGCAAAAGGGCAACGCAGCCCTTGAAGGCCTGAACGGAAAGCGCGCTTCAGCCAGCAAGAATATTCCTCAGCCCGTGTTCATGCGCTATGAATTCATCCGCAGGCGTCTTGAGCACCCCGTCATTGTTGCCGTGAAAGAAGGCATCTGCTCCGGCTGCCACATTGCCGTGCCGCCGCAGTCTTTCATTGAATTGCAGCGCGGTCAGCAGATTCTGAGCTGCCCCAACTGCCAGCGCCTTATTTTCTGGTGCGAGCATTTTTCTGTTGAAGATGCCCCGCAGTGCGCCCAGAAGCCGGTGACCATTACCGACTAA
- a CDS encoding phosphoribosylformylglycinamidine synthase subunit PurQ — protein MGTVNTLVITGYGTNSHMETAHTARLAGADKADVVHFSDLVAAKVRLADYHFLVFPGGFLDGDDLGAAQAAAMRWRYLKDDAGTALLQSLREFLDEGKLILGICNGFQLLVKLGVLPALGGQRFERQVSLGNNDSARFEDRWVHLLPNAASPCVFTKNLPLLSMPVRHGEGKLVARDADCLRCLEEENLIALQYADPATGKPTQEYPLNPNGSTLAIAGLTDPTGRVLGLMPHPEAFHHVTNHPGWTRGELDAPGTLIFVNAVRYLRGQ, from the coding sequence ATGGGTACGGTCAACACACTGGTCATCACCGGCTACGGTACAAATTCGCACATGGAAACAGCCCACACGGCCCGTCTGGCCGGTGCCGACAAGGCCGATGTGGTGCATTTTTCCGATCTGGTGGCGGCCAAGGTTCGCCTTGCCGACTATCACTTTTTGGTTTTCCCCGGCGGGTTTCTGGATGGCGACGATCTCGGCGCGGCCCAGGCTGCGGCCATGCGCTGGCGTTACCTCAAGGATGACGCGGGCACGGCCCTGTTGCAGAGCTTGCGCGAGTTTTTGGATGAGGGCAAGCTGATTCTGGGCATCTGCAACGGTTTTCAGCTGCTGGTCAAGCTGGGCGTGCTGCCTGCCCTTGGCGGTCAGCGCTTTGAGCGCCAGGTTTCGCTGGGCAACAACGATTCCGCCAGGTTTGAAGACCGCTGGGTGCATCTGCTGCCCAATGCGGCAAGCCCCTGCGTGTTCACCAAAAATCTGCCCCTGCTCTCCATGCCCGTGCGCCACGGCGAAGGCAAGCTCGTTGCCCGCGATGCGGACTGCCTGCGCTGCCTGGAGGAAGAAAACCTCATCGCCCTGCAATACGCAGACCCCGCAACGGGCAAGCCTACACAGGAATATCCGCTCAACCCCAATGGCTCCACCCTTGCCATTGCGGGCCTGACCGACCCCACGGGCCGGGTGCTCGGCCTTATGCCCCACCCCGAGGCCTTCCACCACGTGACCAACCACCCCGGCTGGACGCGCGGCGAGCTGGATGCCCCCGGTACGCTCATTTTTGTGAATGCCGTGCGCTACCTGCGCGGTCAATAG
- a CDS encoding Nif3-like dinuclear metal center hexameric protein yields MQHTEIIKAIEEIAPLAAAAGWDVSGQQVAAHRQDVAKLAVCLDPTPASVRTALEKGAQFVLSHHPLLLKAVLPHRLDDYHEVLRLLFQADVPLYAAHTSLDVNAYGPAGWLARALELRNLAVLEPVAPAVGEDLPLGFGLAGDLPRAMTVAQIAGIIARNAPLATATVSGPEPQTITRVAYCTGSGSSLLGAAQAADAQLFITGDVKYHTALAAEICLLDVGHHSLEEEMMLRMSRLLQQRLPETEVFFVPSASPFRPVALS; encoded by the coding sequence ATGCAACATACTGAAATTATTAAGGCGATAGAAGAAATCGCACCTCTGGCCGCTGCTGCTGGCTGGGATGTTTCGGGCCAACAGGTGGCGGCGCACAGGCAGGATGTTGCCAAGCTTGCCGTCTGCCTCGACCCAACGCCCGCATCAGTGCGTACAGCGCTGGAAAAGGGCGCGCAATTTGTGCTCAGCCATCACCCGCTGCTGCTCAAGGCCGTGCTGCCCCACAGGCTTGACGACTACCACGAGGTGCTGCGCCTGCTGTTTCAGGCCGATGTACCGCTGTACGCGGCCCATACCTCGCTGGATGTAAACGCTTACGGCCCGGCAGGCTGGCTGGCCCGTGCGCTTGAGCTGCGCAATCTTGCGGTGCTGGAGCCTGTAGCCCCGGCTGTGGGCGAGGATCTGCCGCTGGGCTTCGGCCTTGCGGGCGATCTGCCAAGGGCCATGACCGTGGCGCAGATTGCAGGCATCATTGCCCGCAACGCTCCCCTTGCCACAGCCACAGTGAGCGGGCCGGAACCGCAAACAATTACCCGCGTGGCCTACTGCACGGGTTCGGGTTCATCGCTGCTTGGCGCGGCGCAAGCTGCCGATGCGCAGCTTTTCATAACCGGTGATGTCAAATACCACACGGCGCTTGCCGCGGAAATCTGCCTTCTGGATGTGGGCCACCACAGCCTTGAGGAAGAAATGATGCTGCGCATGAGCCGGTTGCTGCAACAGCGCCTGCCAGAGACGGAAGTGTTTTTTGTGCCTTCCGCCTCGCCCTTCCGCCCTGTTGCCCTGTCATGA
- the hpf gene encoding ribosome hibernation-promoting factor, HPF/YfiA family, translated as MNISFAFKNFEASEHLKKYARRRMEKLGRFFGKASGLEVAVVLTVDKFRHRCEVTVTGEGLHINATEQTSDMYAAIDLVTDKVESQIKRQVARVKAQRRHARNTDVDVFTYNLDAEADVQQPVDGTDRLATKPLHLDEALMQLDSIGSEFLVFFNAENNRINVVYRTKVSGYALIDPVL; from the coding sequence ATGAACATCTCATTTGCTTTCAAGAATTTTGAAGCCTCCGAACATCTGAAAAAGTATGCCCGTCGCCGCATGGAAAAGCTGGGACGGTTTTTTGGCAAGGCCTCTGGCCTTGAAGTTGCCGTTGTGCTGACAGTCGACAAGTTCCGTCATCGCTGCGAAGTGACCGTTACGGGCGAAGGCCTGCACATCAATGCCACGGAACAGACCTCGGATATGTATGCCGCCATTGACCTTGTGACAGACAAGGTCGAATCGCAGATCAAGCGCCAGGTGGCCCGCGTAAAGGCCCAGCGGCGGCACGCCCGCAATACGGATGTGGACGTGTTTACCTACAACCTCGATGCCGAAGCCGACGTGCAGCAGCCCGTTGACGGCACCGACCGCCTCGCCACCAAGCCCCTGCATCTGGATGAAGCGCTCATGCAGCTTGATTCCATCGGCAGCGAGTTTCTGGTGTTCTTTAATGCAGAAAACAACCGCATCAATGTGGTATACCGCACCAAGGTGAGCGGCTACGCCCTCATTGACCCAGTGTTGTAA
- a CDS encoding PTS sugar transporter subunit IIA: MTDENKKTQVGIILVSHADYGSAMLRTAEFILGQQSDCSSISVDVAHEVSETVRRLTDATQRLDKGAGVIILTDMFGGTPTNLALSLLATHKVEVVTGVNLPMLLKVFTSRDKELEEVARIAGEAGAKGIVVAGSMLRNKARDKADS, encoded by the coding sequence ATGACGGACGAAAACAAGAAGACTCAGGTTGGAATCATTCTGGTTTCGCATGCCGACTATGGTTCGGCCATGCTGCGCACCGCCGAATTCATACTCGGACAGCAGAGCGATTGCAGCTCCATCAGTGTTGACGTGGCGCACGAGGTTTCCGAAACCGTTCGCCGCCTTACAGACGCAACCCAGCGGCTCGACAAGGGCGCGGGCGTCATTATTCTTACGGATATGTTTGGCGGCACGCCCACCAATCTTGCGCTTTCGCTGCTGGCAACCCATAAAGTTGAGGTTGTTACCGGCGTGAACCTGCCCATGCTGCTCAAGGTGTTTACCTCGCGCGACAAGGAGCTTGAAGAAGTGGCCCGCATCGCTGGCGAGGCAGGCGCAAAAGGCATTGTGGTTGCGGGCAGCATGCTGCGCAACAAAGCCCGTGACAAAGCCGATAGCTAG
- a CDS encoding CTP synthase, whose protein sequence is MKTKYIFVTGGVLSSLGKGLAAASLGALLQTRGLTVTIQKLDPYINVDPGTMNPFQHGEVFVTDDGAETDLDLGHYERYLNVPMSRKNNTTSGAIYNHVIAKERHGDYLGATVQVIPHITDEIKSVVLSLSEGEDAPDVAIIEIGGTVGDIEGLPFLEAIRQLRSDLGRDNCLNIHLTLVPYLRSAGEHKTKPTQHSVKELLSIGIQPDIILCRCEQSIPEELRRKIALFCNVDQDAVFSSVDVNNIYEVPLKFYEEGFDQKVAIMLRLPARNAHLEAWERLVSDCANPKGKVTIAIVGKYVDLKEAYKSLHEALIHGGVANRVEVELRYVNSENVDESNCAESFKGCHGILVPGGFGYRGVEGKIAAIRYARENNIPFFGICLGMQCAVIEFARHVASLDDANSEEFNPLSDHKVIYLMTEWFDFRTKNVEKRDAGSDKGGTMRLGSYPCKVQPDTKAFVAYKKGMVDERHRHRYEFNNAFKEMLGEKGMVFSGTAPDDSLVEIIELKNHPWFLGCQFHPEFKSRPMNAHPLFREFIGAAKKFAKV, encoded by the coding sequence ATGAAAACTAAATACATTTTTGTGACGGGCGGCGTTCTGTCGTCGTTAGGCAAGGGCCTCGCAGCTGCGTCTTTGGGCGCGCTGCTGCAAACGCGCGGGCTTACGGTAACCATCCAGAAGCTTGATCCTTACATCAATGTTGACCCCGGCACCATGAACCCGTTCCAGCACGGCGAGGTATTTGTTACCGATGACGGCGCGGAAACGGATCTGGATCTCGGGCACTACGAACGTTACCTCAACGTGCCCATGTCGCGGAAGAACAACACCACTTCCGGCGCCATTTACAACCACGTCATCGCCAAGGAACGTCACGGCGATTACCTGGGCGCCACTGTGCAGGTGATCCCGCACATTACTGATGAAATCAAGAGCGTGGTGCTTTCCCTTTCTGAAGGCGAGGACGCGCCCGATGTCGCCATTATCGAAATCGGCGGCACCGTGGGCGACATTGAAGGCCTGCCCTTTCTTGAGGCCATCCGCCAGTTGCGTTCCGACCTTGGACGCGACAACTGCCTGAACATCCACCTCACGCTGGTGCCTTACCTGCGCAGCGCTGGGGAGCACAAGACCAAGCCCACCCAGCACAGCGTCAAGGAACTGCTCTCCATCGGCATTCAGCCCGATATCATCCTGTGCCGCTGCGAGCAGAGCATCCCCGAAGAACTGCGCCGCAAGATTGCCCTGTTCTGCAATGTGGATCAGGACGCCGTGTTCTCTTCGGTGGACGTGAACAATATTTATGAAGTGCCGCTCAAGTTCTATGAGGAAGGCTTTGACCAGAAGGTGGCCATCATGCTGCGCCTGCCCGCGCGCAATGCCCACCTTGAAGCCTGGGAAAGGCTCGTGAGCGACTGCGCCAACCCCAAGGGCAAGGTCACCATTGCCATTGTGGGCAAGTACGTTGACCTCAAGGAAGCTTACAAGAGCCTGCACGAAGCCCTCATTCACGGCGGCGTTGCCAACCGCGTTGAGGTTGAGCTGCGCTACGTCAATTCCGAGAATGTGGACGAAAGCAACTGCGCGGAATCCTTCAAGGGCTGTCACGGCATTCTTGTGCCTGGCGGCTTCGGCTATCGCGGCGTGGAAGGCAAGATTGCCGCCATCCGCTATGCGCGTGAAAACAATATTCCCTTCTTCGGCATCTGCCTTGGCATGCAGTGCGCGGTTATCGAATTTGCCCGCCACGTGGCAAGCCTTGACGATGCCAACTCCGAAGAATTCAACCCGCTTTCTGATCACAAGGTCATCTACCTTATGACCGAGTGGTTCGACTTCCGCACCAAGAACGTTGAAAAACGTGACGCGGGCAGCGACAAGGGCGGCACCATGCGCCTTGGCTCCTACCCCTGCAAGGTGCAGCCCGATACCAAGGCCTTTGTGGCCTACAAAAAGGGCATGGTCGATGAACGTCACCGCCACCGCTACGAATTCAACAATGCCTTCAAGGAAATGCTTGGCGAAAAGGGCATGGTTTTCAGCGGCACCGCCCCTGACGATTCGCTTGTGGAAATCATTGAGCTGAAGAACCACCCCTGGTTCCTTGGCTGCCAGTTCCACCCTGAATTCAAATCCCGCCCCATGAACGCGCATCCGCTGTTCCGCGAATTTATCGGAGCGGCTAAAAAGTTCGCCAAGGTGTAA
- the rpoN gene encoding RNA polymerase factor sigma-54 — protein MALELRQQLKLSQQLVMTPQLQQAIKLLQLSRVELLETVQQELLENPFLEESSLTDDPSQEQHEESREAPKEEVYDRELAKDADWEDYLGEFASTPRLSQSREYELAEEISPLEARYAAKPTLEGHLFWQLRLSSLTEEQKAIGEVIIGNLSSAGYLQATIEEVAEMAEVAPEAVLPVLERVQLFDPIGVAARDARECLMVQIKNLNYARDPILVELVESHLEDLEAKRYKPLLRKFKLDMEELKEYLDIIQSLDPLPGASFGGGEPTYVSPDVFVYKMGNEFVILLNDDGLPQLQLSAMSQMNIGGSEKEKDYCSEKIRSASWLIKSLYQRQRTLYKVMESIVRHQQPFFEDGVTKLAPLILKDIADDISMHESTVSRITTNKYVATPHGIFELKFFFNSGLELDDGSQVGSESVKALIKKFISEEDTRSPLSDERIGEMLKERLKVNIARRTVAKYRTALDIPSSSRRKEHF, from the coding sequence ATGGCACTGGAACTACGGCAGCAACTCAAGCTGTCACAGCAACTGGTAATGACCCCGCAATTGCAGCAGGCAATCAAGCTGTTGCAACTCTCACGCGTGGAACTTCTGGAAACTGTGCAGCAGGAACTGCTTGAAAACCCCTTTCTCGAAGAATCTTCACTTACTGACGATCCCTCTCAAGAGCAGCACGAGGAAAGCCGCGAAGCGCCCAAGGAGGAAGTATACGACAGGGAGCTGGCCAAGGACGCCGACTGGGAAGATTACCTCGGTGAGTTTGCCAGCACCCCCCGCCTTTCGCAGTCGCGCGAATATGAACTTGCCGAAGAAATTTCGCCTCTTGAAGCCCGCTATGCGGCCAAGCCCACCCTTGAGGGACATCTGTTCTGGCAGTTGCGCCTTTCTTCGCTGACAGAAGAGCAGAAGGCCATTGGCGAGGTCATTATCGGCAATCTCTCCTCAGCCGGGTATCTGCAAGCCACCATTGAAGAAGTGGCCGAAATGGCCGAGGTCGCGCCCGAGGCCGTGCTGCCTGTGCTTGAAAGGGTGCAGCTTTTTGACCCCATCGGCGTTGCTGCGCGTGACGCGCGCGAATGCCTGATGGTGCAGATCAAGAACCTCAATTACGCCCGCGACCCCATCCTCGTGGAGCTGGTGGAATCGCACCTCGAAGACCTCGAGGCCAAGCGCTACAAGCCCCTGCTGCGCAAGTTCAAGCTCGATATGGAAGAGCTCAAGGAGTATCTGGATATCATCCAGAGCCTTGACCCATTGCCTGGTGCAAGTTTTGGCGGCGGTGAGCCAACCTACGTAAGCCCCGATGTATTTGTGTACAAGATGGGCAACGAATTTGTGATCCTGCTCAACGATGACGGCCTGCCCCAGTTGCAGCTTTCGGCCATGAGCCAGATGAACATTGGCGGCTCGGAGAAGGAAAAGGACTACTGCTCCGAAAAGATCCGCTCCGCCTCGTGGCTTATCAAGAGTCTGTACCAGCGCCAGCGCACGCTTTACAAGGTTATGGAAAGCATTGTGCGCCATCAGCAGCCATTTTTTGAAGACGGCGTGACCAAACTTGCGCCGCTCATTCTCAAAGACATTGCAGACGACATCAGCATGCACGAATCAACGGTGAGCCGCATTACCACCAACAAGTATGTGGCAACGCCCCACGGCATCTTTGAATTGAAGTTTTTCTTTAACAGCGGCCTTGAACTCGATGACGGAAGTCAGGTAGGCTCAGAAAGCGTCAAGGCTCTGATCAAGAAATTCATCTCTGAGGAAGATACCCGATCCCCCCTCAGCGATGAGCGTATCGGCGAAATGCTCAAGGAGCGTCTCAAGGTCAATATTGCGCGGCGCACGGTGGCAAAATACCGCACGGCGCTTGATATTCCATCTTCGTCAAGGCGCAAGGAGCATTTCTGA
- the ispD gene encoding 2-C-methyl-D-erythritol 4-phosphate cytidylyltransferase — protein MSESSGTSSVAAKPWALILAAGQGTRMADATGGTAKQFLPWQGAPLFWHAARAMSRSACVAGIVFVFPPSQLTEASELLADLHRHDDLGLPWVTVCGGPLRQDSVRLGLAALPLRPASVLVHDAARPFLSPALVRRVCEALAEGAAGVIPAISVTDTIKTVENGRVTATLPRDGLAAVQTPQGFQLEALLSAHAHAVEAGLAVTDDASLLEALGLEVRVIQGEAANVKITRPEDLDLLQDENPLPSIRTGMGYDVHRYGQGRPMRLGGVCIPNAPEVLAHSDGDVLLHALSDALLGCACLGDIGQHFSDKDPRFDGISSAILLHQVLDMVRETGCTPCHVDMTIVAQVPKLAPYREEIRKNVARLMGLPASCVNLKATTEEHLGFTGRSEGIKAYAVVTARGR, from the coding sequence ATGTCAGAAAGTTCCGGCACATCTTCTGTTGCGGCAAAACCCTGGGCGCTCATACTGGCTGCCGGGCAAGGTACGCGCATGGCCGATGCCACTGGCGGCACGGCAAAACAGTTTTTGCCCTGGCAGGGCGCGCCGCTTTTCTGGCATGCCGCCCGCGCCATGAGCCGCAGCGCCTGTGTGGCCGGGATTGTCTTTGTTTTTCCTCCCAGCCAGCTTACCGAAGCCAGCGAACTGTTGGCCGACCTGCACAGGCACGATGATCTCGGGCTGCCCTGGGTTACGGTCTGCGGCGGGCCTTTGCGGCAGGATTCCGTGCGCCTTGGTCTGGCCGCCCTGCCCCTGCGCCCCGCCAGCGTGCTTGTGCACGATGCCGCCCGTCCCTTTCTTTCCCCGGCGCTTGTGCGCCGCGTCTGCGAGGCGCTTGCAGAGGGTGCTGCAGGCGTTATCCCCGCCATATCAGTTACCGACACCATCAAGACGGTGGAAAATGGCCGCGTAACGGCCACCCTGCCGCGCGACGGGCTTGCGGCTGTGCAGACCCCGCAGGGCTTTCAGCTTGAAGCGCTGCTCTCGGCCCACGCCCACGCGGTTGAGGCGGGGCTTGCCGTAACCGACGATGCGTCGCTTCTGGAGGCCCTCGGCCTTGAGGTACGCGTCATACAAGGCGAGGCTGCCAACGTGAAGATTACCCGTCCTGAAGATCTGGACCTGCTGCAAGACGAAAATCCCCTTCCTTCCATCCGCACGGGCATGGGCTACGATGTTCACCGTTACGGTCAGGGCCGCCCCATGCGACTTGGCGGCGTGTGCATTCCCAACGCGCCCGAGGTTCTGGCCCACTCTGACGGCGATGTTCTCCTGCATGCCCTGTCCGACGCTCTGCTCGGCTGCGCCTGCCTTGGCGACATTGGTCAGCATTTTTCAGACAAGGATCCCCGTTTTGACGGCATTTCATCCGCCATTCTGCTGCATCAGGTTCTGGACATGGTGCGCGAGACGGGCTGTACGCCCTGTCACGTGGATATGACCATAGTGGCGCAGGTTCCCAAACTCGCGCCCTACCGCGAAGAAATCAGAAAGAACGTCGCCCGGCTCATGGGGTTGCCCGCATCATGCGTGAACCTCAAGGCTACCACAGAGGAACACCTGGGCTTTACCGGACGTTCCGAAGGCATCAAGGCATATGCAGTTGTGACCGCGCGGGGGCGCTGA
- the rapZ gene encoding RNase adapter RapZ produces MKDSAQIPPTDSTLDAKPDADAPVPGVDVQVCIVTGLSGAGKSTALKVFEDMGHFVVDGLPVSLVMEMVDMMSRPSMSHFKGIALGMDLRQSNFVEDINDCLSMLAGKNIRPMLLFLEANNQELIRRYASTRRPHPLEREGMGLEAALLAERSSLRPLREMADLVIDTSRFSIHDLRRAIQKRWSGNKGKLRAIRVNVISFGFKYGVPREADLVFDLRFLANPYFVDELRPMSGKDKPVADYVFNSPHAREYRDKLVDLLFFMLPLMEAEGRYRITVAVGCTGGRHRSVAMAEEILQALRQADYPAFLEHRHLELG; encoded by the coding sequence ATGAAGGATTCCGCGCAGATACCCCCCACAGATTCCACCCTTGACGCAAAGCCTGATGCGGACGCGCCCGTTCCCGGCGTGGATGTGCAGGTGTGCATTGTCACGGGCCTTTCCGGAGCTGGCAAAAGCACGGCGCTCAAGGTTTTTGAAGACATGGGCCACTTTGTGGTCGACGGGCTGCCCGTGAGCCTTGTCATGGAAATGGTGGACATGATGTCGCGCCCCTCCATGAGCCACTTCAAGGGCATCGCTCTGGGCATGGATCTGCGCCAGAGCAATTTTGTGGAAGACATCAACGATTGCCTGAGCATGCTTGCGGGCAAAAACATCCGCCCCATGCTGCTTTTTCTTGAGGCCAACAATCAGGAACTCATTCGCCGCTATGCCTCGACCCGCCGCCCGCATCCGCTGGAGCGCGAGGGCATGGGCCTTGAGGCGGCGCTGCTGGCAGAGCGCAGCAGCCTGCGCCCCCTGCGCGAAATGGCTGATCTTGTCATCGACACCTCGCGTTTTTCCATCCACGACCTGCGGCGCGCCATCCAGAAGCGCTGGAGCGGCAACAAGGGCAAGCTGCGGGCCATAAGGGTCAACGTGATTTCTTTTGGCTTTAAATACGGTGTACCGCGCGAGGCTGATCTGGTTTTTGACCTGCGCTTTCTGGCAAACCCTTATTTTGTGGACGAGCTGCGGCCCATGAGCGGCAAGGACAAACCCGTTGCCGACTATGTGTTCAATTCGCCCCATGCCCGCGAATACCGCGACAAGCTGGTTGACCTGCTGTTTTTTATGCTGCCGCTCATGGAGGCCGAAGGCCGCTACCGCATAACTGTGGCCGTGGGCTGTACGGGAGGTCGCCACCGCTCGGTGGCAATGGCCGAAGAAATTTTACAGGCGCTGCGGCAGGCTGATTATCCGGCTTTTCTGGAGCATCGGCACCTTGAACTTGGCTAA